One Euzebyales bacterium genomic window carries:
- a CDS encoding aconitate hydratase — MGQTVAQKLISSHLVDGEMSPGEEIAVRIDQTLTQDATGTMVMLELEAMDLDYVKTDLSAQYIDHNLLQTDYRNADDHLFLRSACRRFGIWHSKPGNGISHAVHMQRFGKPGVTMIGSDSHTPAAGSLGMLAIGVGGLEVAMAMAGEPLYIKMPEIWGVRLTGELPPWVSAKDVILEMLRRHDVKGGVGRIIEYHGPGLDNLSAMDRHVVANMGAELGATTTVFPADDEIRRFLAAEQREDDYSELLADDDASYDVTDEIDLGELEPLIATPSSPGNVVPVREVAGQEITQVVVGSSANPGLRDVGIVAMIVDGQQSHHRVSFDVNPPSRQTLENLGAMELFMPLVHAGARIHQSGCMGCIGMGQAPASGQISLRTFPRNFPGRSGTDDDQVYLCSPETAAASALTGEITDPRDLPDRMGIAYPAFTGPATNIVNTSMLEEPLSPDAAQKEELVKGPNIVSLPDFDGVPDELEIPVLLKVGDNISTDEIMPAGQKVLPFRSNIPKISEFVYYQVDESYVERAGEAHEEHGGHAIVGGANYGQGSSREHAAIAPRYLGLRVVLAKDYARIHWQNLANFGILALEFTSDDDYKALEQGDILRIEGIHDALRSESRQIEVTNTTQDTTFTMSHRLSPRQVQMVLVGGMIPVFREELASGERD; from the coding sequence ATGGGGCAGACCGTCGCGCAGAAGCTGATCAGCAGTCACCTCGTCGACGGTGAGATGTCACCCGGCGAGGAGATCGCGGTGCGCATCGATCAGACGCTGACCCAGGACGCGACCGGCACGATGGTCATGCTCGAGCTCGAGGCGATGGACCTCGACTACGTCAAGACGGACCTGTCGGCGCAGTACATCGACCACAACCTGCTGCAGACCGACTACCGCAACGCCGATGACCACCTGTTCCTGCGCAGCGCGTGCCGCCGCTTCGGCATCTGGCACTCCAAGCCCGGCAACGGCATCAGCCATGCCGTCCACATGCAGCGCTTCGGCAAGCCGGGCGTGACCATGATCGGGTCGGACAGCCACACCCCGGCCGCGGGCAGCCTCGGCATGCTCGCCATCGGTGTCGGCGGCCTCGAGGTCGCGATGGCCATGGCGGGGGAGCCGCTGTACATCAAGATGCCTGAGATCTGGGGGGTCCGCCTGACGGGCGAGCTGCCGCCGTGGGTCAGCGCAAAGGACGTCATCCTCGAGATGCTGCGCCGTCACGACGTCAAGGGTGGCGTCGGTCGCATCATCGAGTACCACGGCCCCGGCCTCGACAACCTGTCGGCGATGGACCGCCACGTCGTCGCGAACATGGGCGCCGAGCTGGGCGCCACGACCACGGTGTTCCCCGCAGACGACGAGATCCGCCGGTTCCTGGCGGCCGAGCAGCGCGAGGACGACTACAGCGAGCTGCTCGCGGACGACGACGCGAGCTACGACGTCACCGACGAGATCGACCTCGGCGAGCTGGAACCGCTGATCGCCACGCCGTCGAGCCCGGGCAACGTGGTGCCGGTCCGCGAAGTCGCCGGTCAGGAGATCACGCAGGTCGTCGTCGGGTCCTCGGCGAACCCGGGGCTGCGCGACGTCGGCATCGTCGCGATGATCGTCGACGGCCAGCAGTCCCACCACCGCGTCAGCTTCGACGTCAACCCGCCGTCGCGTCAGACGCTCGAGAACCTGGGCGCGATGGAGCTGTTCATGCCGCTCGTCCACGCCGGCGCCCGCATCCACCAGTCCGGGTGCATGGGCTGCATCGGCATGGGACAGGCGCCCGCGAGCGGCCAGATCAGCCTGCGCACCTTCCCACGCAACTTCCCGGGTCGCAGCGGCACCGACGACGATCAGGTGTACCTGTGCTCCCCGGAGACCGCCGCCGCGTCGGCGCTGACCGGTGAGATCACCGATCCCCGCGACCTGCCCGACCGCATGGGCATCGCATACCCGGCCTTCACCGGGCCCGCGACGAACATCGTCAACACGTCGATGCTCGAGGAGCCGCTGTCGCCGGACGCGGCGCAGAAGGAGGAGCTCGTCAAGGGCCCCAACATCGTCTCGCTCCCCGACTTCGACGGCGTGCCCGACGAGCTGGAGATCCCGGTGCTGCTGAAGGTCGGCGACAACATCTCGACCGACGAGATCATGCCGGCCGGCCAGAAGGTGCTGCCGTTCCGGTCCAACATCCCGAAGATCTCGGAGTTCGTCTACTACCAGGTCGACGAGAGCTACGTCGAGCGGGCCGGTGAGGCCCACGAGGAGCACGGCGGCCACGCCATCGTCGGTGGCGCGAACTACGGGCAGGGTTCCAGCCGTGAGCATGCGGCCATCGCGCCACGCTATCTGGGCCTGCGCGTGGTCCTGGCCAAGGACTACGCCCGCATCCATTGGCAGAACCTGGCCAACTTCGGGATCCTGGCGCTGGAGTTCACGTCCGACGACGACTACAAGGCGCTCGAGCAAGGTGACATCCTGCGGATCGAGGGCATCCACGACGCGTTGCGGAGTGAGTCGCGGCAGATCGAGGTGACCAACACCACCCAGGACACGACGTTCACCATGAGCCACCGGCTGTCACCCCGGCAGGTGCAGATGGTGCTCGTCGGCGGGATGATCCCGGTGTTCCGTGAGGAGCTCGCATCTGGGGAGCGCGACTGA